The proteins below are encoded in one region of Aquisphaera giovannonii:
- a CDS encoding VOC family protein, whose amino-acid sequence MMASPIVFFDIAGPDDVALRNFYAAVFGWQADPFGQVRVDATTPLPGMFRKRPPDTLIFLGVPDVSASLAEVDARGGKIEAPRAEVPGVMALGLFRDPAGNAMGLIERPIAGSPIVFLEIAGPDDLALRDFYAGTFGWPVEPSGQVRVEATTPLGGAFRKDPVDKRIYIGVPDVTATLAEVQARGGTVDAPRFEVPGVVVLGLFRDPAGNTMGLVEMEGDRPKIP is encoded by the coding sequence ATGATGGCGTCACCGATCGTCTTCTTCGACATCGCAGGGCCGGACGATGTCGCGTTGCGGAACTTCTACGCCGCGGTGTTCGGCTGGCAGGCCGATCCCTTCGGACAGGTGCGGGTGGACGCCACCACGCCTCTCCCAGGGATGTTCCGGAAGCGTCCGCCGGACACGTTGATCTTTCTCGGCGTGCCGGACGTCTCGGCCTCGCTCGCGGAGGTCGACGCGCGGGGCGGAAAGATCGAGGCACCGCGAGCGGAAGTACCTGGAGTGATGGCGCTCGGGCTCTTCCGGGACCCGGCCGGGAATGCGATGGGGTTGATCGAGAGGCCGATCGCGGGCTCACCGATTGTCTTCCTCGAGATCGCCGGTCCGGACGATCTCGCTCTACGCGACTTCTACGCCGGGACGTTCGGGTGGCCGGTTGAGCCCTCGGGCCAGGTGCGGGTGGAAGCCACCACGCCGCTCGGAGGGGCGTTCCGGAAGGATCCCGTCGACAAGCGGATCTACATCGGGGTCCCCGACGTCACGGCCACGCTCGCCGAGGTTCAGGCCAGGGGTGGCACGGTCGATGCGCCGCGATTCGAAGTCCCCGGCGTCGTGGTGCTCGGGCTCTTCCGGGACCCGGCCGGGAACACGATGGGGCTGGTGGAGATGGAAGGGGACAGGCCGAAGATCCCTTGA
- a CDS encoding zinc metallopeptidase encodes MVFDPLYMLMMLPGMLIAGWAQAKIASAYREGSRYRASSGATGAQAAAAIMRAEGIENVPIEPVAGQLTDHYDPSKKVLRLSETNYEYNTLAAVGVAAHEAGHALQDAHHYPLMTVRNLIVPLASFGSNFAIMALVVGMMARSMWFIWLGIILFSTTVVFQLVNLPVEFDASRRARKELQRTGLISPEEDRVVGKVLNAAAMTYVAATLTSIFQLLYFFLRARGSSSGRRDDYV; translated from the coding sequence ATGGTCTTCGACCCGCTCTACATGCTGATGATGCTCCCGGGGATGCTGATCGCCGGGTGGGCCCAGGCGAAGATCGCCTCGGCGTATCGCGAGGGGTCGCGGTATCGCGCGTCCTCGGGCGCGACGGGGGCGCAGGCCGCCGCGGCGATCATGCGGGCGGAGGGGATCGAGAACGTCCCGATCGAGCCGGTGGCCGGCCAGCTCACCGACCACTACGATCCGTCCAAGAAGGTGCTCCGGCTCTCCGAGACCAACTACGAGTACAACACCCTGGCCGCCGTCGGCGTCGCCGCCCACGAGGCCGGCCACGCGCTCCAGGACGCCCACCACTACCCGCTGATGACGGTCCGCAACCTGATCGTCCCGCTCGCCAGCTTCGGGTCGAACTTCGCGATCATGGCGCTCGTCGTCGGGATGATGGCCCGGTCGATGTGGTTCATCTGGCTGGGGATCATCCTGTTCTCGACCACCGTGGTGTTCCAGCTCGTGAACCTGCCTGTCGAGTTCGACGCCAGCCGACGCGCCCGGAAAGAACTCCAGCGGACCGGCCTGATCAGCCCCGAGGAGGACCGGGTCGTCGGCAAGGTCCTCAACGCCGCGGCCATGACCTACGTGGCCGCCACGCTGACGAGCATCTTCCAGCTCCTCTACTTCTTCCTCCGCGCGAGGGGCTCCTCCTCGGGACGGCGGGACGACTACGTGTGA
- a CDS encoding dienelactone hydrolase family protein, with product MQIQERGEKASGFDVSRRGFVVTTLATGFAAATQPVSAQTIATDAKGLTAGEVKIPVKDGEIPAYRACPAEGGSFPTVLVVQEIFGVHEHIKDICRRFAKLGYYAVAPELYARQGDVSKFTDFRDIIGKVVSKVPDEQVMSDLDAAVAFAKESGKADTAKLGITGYCWGGRIVWLYAAHNPNLKAGVAWYGRLVGDPDELHPKSPIDVVDKIHAPILGLYGEEDTGIPVNSVEAMREALKRAGKTAEIVLYPKTPHAFFADYRPSYRKESAEDGWKRLLAWFKANGVA from the coding sequence ATGCAGATCCAGGAGCGAGGCGAGAAGGCGAGCGGTTTCGACGTGTCGCGGCGGGGCTTCGTCGTCACGACGCTGGCGACGGGGTTCGCGGCGGCGACCCAGCCCGTCTCCGCCCAGACCATCGCCACGGACGCGAAGGGGCTGACGGCGGGCGAGGTCAAGATCCCGGTCAAGGACGGCGAGATCCCCGCCTACCGCGCCTGCCCGGCCGAGGGCGGCTCGTTCCCGACCGTGCTCGTCGTGCAGGAGATCTTCGGCGTCCACGAGCACATCAAGGACATCTGCCGGCGGTTCGCCAAGCTCGGCTACTACGCCGTCGCCCCGGAGCTGTACGCCCGCCAGGGGGACGTCTCCAAGTTCACGGACTTCCGGGACATCATCGGCAAGGTCGTCTCCAAGGTCCCCGACGAGCAGGTCATGTCCGACCTGGACGCGGCCGTCGCCTTCGCGAAGGAGTCCGGCAAGGCGGACACGGCGAAGCTGGGCATCACCGGCTACTGCTGGGGCGGGCGGATCGTCTGGCTGTACGCCGCCCACAACCCGAACCTCAAGGCGGGGGTGGCCTGGTACGGCCGCCTCGTCGGCGACCCCGACGAGCTGCACCCCAAGAGCCCGATCGACGTCGTGGACAAGATCCACGCCCCGATCCTGGGCCTCTACGGCGAGGAGGACACGGGCATCCCGGTGAACTCCGTCGAGGCCATGCGCGAGGCCCTCAAGCGGGCGGGCAAGACGGCCGAGATCGTCCTCTACCCGAAGACCCCGCACGCCTTCTTCGCCGACTACCGCCCGAGCTACCGCAAGGAATCGGCCGAGGACGGCTGGAAGCGGCTCCTCGCCTGGTTCAAGGCCAACGGCGTGGCGTGA
- a CDS encoding DUF1559 domain-containing protein, with protein sequence MQTRRRTPRDPGFTLIELLVVIAIMALLIAMLMPAVQSAREAARRAQCTNNLKQVGLAMHGYHDSHGQFPPGYLILPGGSTLMGPPDPLTRDAGPGWAWGALLLPYLELSPLHASLNVNLPCWLPANTTGARASVAVFLCPSVSEASLLYDVKDEGGDVLATLSRSHYAANAGRQEAWGYAADDWSALADGPIFRNGKVRDASVTDGLSNTIFAGEHSAVLSDKTWVGIVPGAIGCPTPRFATSWCDVGATQALVHSGPNPGEDPPLIHPPNARSCKLCGMYAEHPDGSNVLMGDGSVRFARSTISQAVWPALATRAGGEVISADSY encoded by the coding sequence ATGCAGACTCGTCGAAGGACGCCACGCGATCCCGGGTTCACGCTGATCGAGCTGCTCGTGGTGATCGCGATCATGGCCCTGCTCATCGCGATGCTGATGCCCGCGGTCCAGTCGGCGCGGGAGGCCGCGAGGCGGGCCCAGTGCACCAACAACCTCAAGCAGGTCGGCCTGGCCATGCACGGCTATCACGATTCGCACGGCCAGTTCCCGCCGGGGTATCTCATCCTGCCGGGCGGCAGCACGCTCATGGGGCCGCCGGACCCGCTCACCCGCGACGCGGGGCCGGGCTGGGCCTGGGGGGCCCTGCTTCTGCCCTACCTGGAGCTGTCGCCGTTACACGCGTCGCTGAACGTCAACCTTCCCTGCTGGCTCCCGGCGAACACGACCGGGGCGCGGGCCTCGGTGGCCGTCTTCCTCTGCCCGTCCGTCAGCGAGGCGTCGTTGCTGTACGACGTGAAGGACGAGGGCGGCGACGTCCTGGCCACGCTCAGCCGGTCGCACTACGCGGCGAATGCGGGCCGGCAGGAAGCCTGGGGCTACGCGGCCGACGACTGGTCTGCCCTCGCCGACGGGCCGATCTTCCGCAACGGCAAGGTCCGGGACGCCTCGGTCACCGACGGGCTTTCGAACACGATCTTCGCGGGCGAACACAGCGCGGTCCTGAGCGACAAGACGTGGGTCGGGATCGTCCCCGGCGCGATCGGGTGCCCGACGCCCCGGTTCGCGACCTCGTGGTGCGACGTCGGCGCGACCCAGGCCCTGGTCCACAGCGGCCCGAACCCCGGCGAGGATCCGCCTTTGATCCACCCGCCCAACGCCCGCTCCTGCAAGCTCTGCGGGATGTACGCCGAGCACCCGGACGGCTCCAACGTGCTCATGGGCGACGGCAGCGTCCGGTTCGCGAGGTCGACCATCAGCCAGGCCGTCTGGCCCGCCCTGGCGACGCGCGCGGGCGGCGAGGTCATCAGCGCCGATTCCTACTGA
- a CDS encoding sigma-70 family RNA polymerase sigma factor codes for MSLLTTMRFAGLDGDPPGRRGMRPPANDRKSDFLARTAPRMTGRMMALARRILGDDAEAADAVQEALIALWDEPEMPQRPARWLARAVVLNSLHLARTRARRRKHERLAGERRAEASDGDEPSGRAEFAELRMGLDEAMRSMPPDQRAVVRLWTDGRLDYAGIAESLGIPIGTVRSRLSRARQHLRTVLEANGPPAAGRHPRADDRPEASTASHDSRRSHPGPPPMKMPAPHRPRGFTLIELLVVISIIAVLIALLLPAVQSAREAARRAQCTNNLKQIGLALHNYHSAFDVFPPGYVSAVDKTVTDPCDQDAENASSVDLGPGWAWGSMILAQMEQQNAYNAINFNLSVAYKANDTCSTLVLSVYLCPSDDGPPVVPVFADPPDPNDPGTYSGTNVVDYVSRGNYVGMWGIGEICAGSAPTDAPNVGSIGTPAGIFHRNSATRIAAITDGTSNTIAVGERSHNLSYVTWTARSIGGWLGKTSPIEGGTDKFNPSPEECWTQVMGPAGLEDGNRTINQEEAHVEDYWSRHPGGANFLLGDGSVRFLKSSINPAPWRAMATRNFGEVISADSY; via the coding sequence ATGAGCCTCCTCACGACCATGCGGTTCGCCGGGCTGGACGGAGATCCACCCGGCCGCCGGGGCATGCGGCCGCCGGCGAACGACCGGAAATCCGATTTTCTTGCGCGCACCGCGCCCCGGATGACCGGACGAATGATGGCCCTGGCGCGACGGATCCTCGGCGACGACGCGGAGGCGGCGGACGCGGTCCAGGAGGCCCTGATCGCCCTCTGGGACGAGCCCGAGATGCCGCAACGCCCCGCGAGATGGCTGGCCAGGGCGGTGGTCCTGAACAGCCTCCACCTGGCCCGGACCCGAGCCCGCCGCCGCAAGCACGAGCGCCTCGCCGGCGAGCGGCGGGCGGAGGCGAGCGACGGCGACGAGCCGTCGGGCCGCGCGGAGTTCGCGGAGCTCCGCATGGGCCTCGACGAGGCGATGCGGTCCATGCCCCCGGATCAGCGGGCCGTCGTCCGCCTCTGGACCGACGGGCGGCTGGATTACGCCGGGATCGCCGAATCCCTGGGCATCCCGATCGGCACCGTCCGCTCGCGGCTGAGCCGGGCCCGGCAACACCTCCGAACCGTGCTCGAAGCCAACGGGCCGCCCGCCGCGGGGCGGCATCCTCGGGCGGACGACCGCCCCGAGGCCTCAACCGCCTCTCACGACTCAAGACGGAGCCACCCTGGACCCCCGCCCATGAAGATGCCGGCCCCGCACCGCCCCCGCGGCTTCACGCTGATCGAGCTGCTCGTCGTCATCTCCATCATCGCGGTGCTGATCGCCCTGCTGCTGCCGGCGGTCCAGTCCGCCCGGGAGGCGGCCCGCCGCGCCCAGTGCACCAACAACCTCAAGCAGATCGGGCTGGCCCTCCACAACTACCACTCGGCGTTCGACGTCTTCCCGCCGGGCTACGTCAGCGCCGTCGACAAGACGGTCACCGACCCTTGCGATCAGGACGCCGAGAACGCCTCGTCGGTCGACCTGGGGCCGGGCTGGGCGTGGGGCAGCATGATCCTCGCCCAGATGGAGCAGCAGAACGCCTACAACGCGATCAACTTCAACCTCTCCGTCGCCTACAAGGCCAACGACACGTGCAGCACCCTCGTCCTGAGCGTGTACCTCTGCCCGTCCGATGACGGGCCGCCGGTGGTCCCGGTCTTCGCGGACCCGCCGGACCCGAACGACCCGGGCACGTACTCCGGCACGAACGTCGTGGACTACGTCTCGCGGGGGAACTACGTCGGCATGTGGGGGATCGGCGAGATCTGCGCGGGCTCGGCGCCGACCGATGCCCCGAACGTGGGATCGATTGGCACCCCGGCGGGGATCTTCCACCGCAACAGCGCCACGAGGATCGCCGCCATCACCGACGGGACGAGCAACACGATCGCCGTCGGCGAGCGGAGCCACAACCTCAGCTACGTGACGTGGACGGCGCGGTCGATCGGCGGCTGGCTGGGCAAGACCTCGCCCATCGAGGGGGGGACGGACAAGTTCAACCCGTCCCCGGAGGAGTGCTGGACGCAGGTCATGGGCCCGGCGGGCCTGGAGGATGGGAACCGGACGATCAACCAGGAGGAGGCCCACGTGGAGGACTACTGGAGCCGGCACCCCGGCGGGGCCAACTTCCTGCTGGGCGACGGCTCGGTCCGGTTCCTCAAGTCGTCGATCAACCCGGCGCCCTGGCGGGCGATGGCGACCCGGAACTTCGGCGAGGTGATCTCCGCCGATTCGTACTGA
- a CDS encoding phosphodiester glycosidase family protein gives MIQRIRRTRRSFLSLVCAGPAAILTGCGGPRHAEAIPADQQGLRELAAAYRDFFHKNRRAPKGARELRGKGPGQGLPNALDLLNSGELVVAWGSPPADDGGDTILAFSKAAPERGGPVLMQDCRTIRPLTAEEFAATPRAAAK, from the coding sequence ATGATCCAGCGAATCCGGCGGACGCGCCGATCCTTCCTTTCTCTCGTATGCGCCGGGCCCGCGGCCATCCTGACCGGCTGCGGGGGGCCGCGGCACGCGGAGGCGATCCCGGCGGACCAGCAGGGATTGCGAGAGCTCGCGGCGGCGTACCGGGACTTCTTCCACAAGAACCGTCGCGCCCCGAAGGGTGCCAGGGAGCTGCGGGGGAAGGGGCCCGGCCAGGGCCTCCCCAACGCCCTCGACCTGCTGAACTCCGGCGAGCTCGTCGTCGCCTGGGGCTCGCCGCCGGCCGACGACGGGGGAGATACGATCCTGGCCTTCTCGAAGGCGGCCCCCGAGCGTGGGGGGCCCGTCCTCATGCAGGACTGCCGGACGATCCGGCCCCTGACCGCCGAGGAATTCGCCGCGACCCCCAGGGCGGCCGCGAAGTAG
- a CDS encoding PP2C family protein-serine/threonine phosphatase gives MSATPLSLETAEFEFLVGPYDSSSETPAEPPSRTIRVKYGAVSDTGRVRARNEDHYMVARVRRTLDVLAHNLPKGEMAESLAEDAYVMVVADGMGGMNSGDVASMLAISTGVKLADRSVKWGLKINDQEAAELLRRMSMYFRLIDRRITRKSEQHRRYFGMGTTMTLAYSVGIHLFLIHVGDSRAYLYRRGKLEQLTRDHTVAQALADAGQIEQSEVRTHSKRNTLTNYLGGHWGRVKADVLHLQLEDDDRVLVCSDGLSDMVDDPGIAAVLAAHPEPDAAALALTRAALDGGGRDNVTVLVARYGIPFSPRSTEEADATPVAPGPAHADVATEDFPTEPAG, from the coding sequence ATGTCGGCCACGCCGCTGAGCCTCGAGACCGCCGAGTTCGAGTTCCTCGTGGGCCCGTACGACTCGTCCAGCGAGACCCCGGCCGAGCCGCCCAGCAGGACGATCCGGGTCAAGTACGGGGCCGTCAGCGACACCGGCAGGGTCCGGGCCCGGAACGAGGACCACTACATGGTGGCCCGCGTCCGGAGGACGCTGGACGTCCTGGCGCACAACCTGCCGAAGGGGGAGATGGCGGAATCCCTCGCCGAGGACGCCTACGTCATGGTCGTGGCCGACGGCATGGGCGGGATGAACTCCGGCGACGTGGCCAGCATGCTCGCGATCAGCACCGGCGTGAAGCTCGCGGATCGCAGCGTGAAGTGGGGCCTCAAGATCAACGACCAGGAGGCGGCCGAGCTCCTGCGGCGGATGAGCATGTATTTCCGCCTCATCGACCGCCGGATCACCCGCAAGAGCGAGCAGCACCGCCGGTATTTCGGCATGGGCACCACGATGACGCTGGCGTACAGCGTGGGGATCCACCTGTTCCTCATCCACGTGGGGGACTCGCGGGCCTACCTCTACCGCCGCGGCAAGCTCGAGCAGCTGACCCGCGACCACACCGTCGCGCAGGCGCTCGCCGACGCCGGGCAGATCGAGCAGAGCGAGGTCCGCACGCACAGCAAGCGGAACACCCTGACCAACTACCTGGGCGGACACTGGGGCCGGGTCAAGGCGGACGTCCTCCACCTCCAGCTCGAGGACGACGACCGCGTGCTCGTCTGCAGCGACGGCCTCAGCGACATGGTGGACGACCCGGGCATCGCGGCCGTCCTGGCCGCCCACCCCGAGCCCGACGCCGCCGCCCTGGCGCTGACCCGGGCCGCCCTCGACGGCGGCGGCCGCGACAACGTCACCGTCCTCGTGGCCCGCTACGGCATCCCCTTCTCCCCGCGCTCCACCGAGGAGGCGGACGCCACCCCCGTCGCCCCGGGCCCGGCTCACGCGGACGTGGCGACCGAGGATTTCCCCACGGAGCCGGCCGGCTGA
- a CDS encoding RluA family pseudouridine synthase yields the protein MRLDKLVSDRYGLSRRAAQEAVRKGQVDVDGARCLEPGLEVEPDAAVAFDVNRPRFGGADRHLSVLHEDPEILVVDKPAGLLTQPTQEREGDTLLERVGRYLMRKRGRTRPYVGIVHRLDRDTTGTILVATSPQVLRPLQAMFRAHAARREYLAVVEGAFLTPEGTIDLPLVEDRGDGRRGVARGRGPARGVEAVTHYRVVEAFGTVASLLSCRLETGRTHQVRIHLAAIGHPVVADPVYRDRSLPKFPVPFSRQALHARSLELAHPSTGQPVRAEAPLPADLAGLLEALRGRAGSPDG from the coding sequence ATGAGACTCGACAAGCTCGTTTCCGATCGCTACGGCCTCTCGCGGCGGGCCGCCCAGGAGGCCGTCCGCAAGGGCCAGGTGGACGTCGACGGCGCGCGATGCCTGGAGCCGGGGCTGGAGGTCGAGCCCGACGCCGCGGTCGCCTTCGACGTCAACCGGCCGCGGTTCGGGGGGGCGGATCGCCACCTGAGCGTCCTCCACGAGGACCCCGAGATCCTCGTCGTCGACAAGCCGGCCGGGCTGCTGACCCAGCCGACCCAGGAGCGCGAGGGGGACACCCTGCTGGAGCGCGTCGGCCGCTACCTCATGCGCAAGCGAGGGCGGACGCGGCCGTACGTGGGCATCGTCCACCGCCTGGACCGCGACACGACCGGGACGATCCTGGTGGCCACGTCCCCGCAGGTGCTCCGACCCTTGCAGGCGATGTTCCGGGCCCACGCCGCCCGTCGCGAGTACCTCGCCGTCGTCGAGGGCGCCTTCCTGACCCCGGAGGGGACGATCGACCTTCCTCTGGTCGAGGATCGCGGCGACGGCCGCCGCGGCGTGGCCCGCGGCCGGGGCCCCGCGCGAGGGGTCGAGGCCGTGACCCACTACCGCGTGGTCGAGGCGTTCGGCACGGTCGCGAGCCTGCTCTCCTGCCGGCTGGAGACGGGCCGCACGCACCAGGTCCGCATCCACCTCGCCGCGATCGGCCACCCGGTGGTCGCGGACCCGGTCTACCGCGACCGCTCGCTGCCCAAGTTCCCCGTCCCCTTCTCCCGCCAGGCCCTCCACGCCAGGTCGCTGGAGCTGGCCCACCCGAGCACGGGCCAGCCCGTCCGCGCCGAGGCTCCGCTGCCGGCGGACCTCGCCGGGCTCCTCGAGGCGCTCCGCGGGCGAGCCGGGTCGCCCGACGGCTGA
- a CDS encoding TMEM14 family protein codes for MIAPPVIQIVLGLYAALLAAGGVIGLLKAGSRPSLIAGLISSALTVLAFALSFSYPLAGLALGFLVALSLTFFFAARFFKSRKVMPSGMLAVLSLLVAFLTFLAMAG; via the coding sequence ATGATCGCACCCCCCGTCATCCAGATCGTCCTGGGACTCTACGCCGCGCTCCTCGCCGCCGGCGGCGTCATCGGCCTGCTCAAGGCCGGCAGCCGGCCCTCGCTGATCGCCGGGCTGATCAGCTCCGCCTTGACGGTCCTCGCCTTCGCGCTGAGCTTCAGCTACCCGCTGGCCGGGCTGGCCCTGGGCTTCCTCGTCGCGCTCTCGCTCACCTTCTTCTTCGCCGCGCGGTTCTTCAAGTCGAGGAAGGTCATGCCCTCGGGGATGCTCGCGGTCCTCAGCCTGCTCGTCGCGTTCCTCACGTTCCTCGCGATGGCCGGCTAG
- a CDS encoding sigma-54 interaction domain-containing protein codes for MPPAGIDEEIAALRAIVEGTAGSTGGRFFESLVGHLAAALGVSHAFVAEFAGSATRVRTLAYHGKGRILPNVEFDLAGTPCEDVVRGNLCHHPAGIREKFPDDRGLAELGLESYLGVPLLDGAGEVLGHLAVCDVRPMPPEPRTLFIFRIFAARAAAELERSRIERRLTESERRYRELYDEAPNAYVSLDRGFRLASVNRTACQLLGRTAGELLGTDALRLFAATPKGRDLAEKALREVAAGAEISGLELEVRRDDGPLWVSTWMRPSRDAGGRVASINAIWADVTDRVLAEAERARLAEQNLYLRQEIQAAHDSEEIVGRSPALLAVLEKVRRVAPTDATVLIQGETGTGKELIARAIHAASPRRDRPLIKVNCAALPAGLVESELFGHEKGAFTGAVARRTGRFALADGGSIFLDEVGELPLDVQAKLLRVLQEREFDTIGGTAPTRVDVRVIAATNRDLLAAVRERAFREDLYYRLGVFPIALPPLRDRAEDIPLLSRSLLEKLSRRIGRRFDGIDPDTLRRLTAYAWPGNVRELENVLERAVILAPGPTLTVEPDVLGASPGARPGPPDSLEAIQREHILEVLRRTRWVIEGPQGAAAALGLHPNTLRSRLKKLGLPRPTHETS; via the coding sequence ATGCCTCCGGCCGGGATCGACGAGGAAATCGCGGCCCTGCGGGCGATCGTCGAGGGGACGGCCGGGAGCACGGGCGGGCGTTTCTTCGAGTCCCTGGTCGGCCATCTCGCGGCCGCGCTGGGCGTCTCCCACGCCTTCGTGGCGGAATTCGCCGGCTCGGCGACCCGCGTCCGGACGCTCGCGTACCACGGCAAGGGGCGGATCCTCCCGAACGTCGAGTTCGACCTCGCCGGGACCCCCTGCGAGGACGTCGTGCGGGGGAACCTCTGCCATCATCCCGCCGGGATCCGCGAGAAGTTCCCCGACGACCGGGGGCTCGCCGAGCTCGGCCTGGAGAGCTACCTGGGCGTCCCGCTCCTGGACGGCGCGGGGGAGGTCCTGGGCCACCTGGCCGTCTGCGACGTCCGGCCGATGCCGCCGGAGCCGCGGACGCTCTTCATCTTCCGGATCTTCGCCGCCCGCGCCGCCGCCGAGCTCGAGCGGTCGCGGATCGAGCGGCGGCTGACCGAGAGCGAGCGGCGCTATCGGGAGCTCTACGACGAGGCCCCGAACGCGTACGTGTCCCTCGACCGGGGCTTCCGCCTGGCGTCCGTGAACCGGACGGCCTGCCAGCTCCTCGGGCGGACGGCCGGCGAGCTCCTGGGCACGGACGCGCTCCGCCTCTTCGCGGCGACCCCGAAGGGGCGTGACCTCGCCGAGAAGGCCCTCCGCGAGGTCGCCGCCGGCGCGGAAATCTCGGGGCTGGAGCTGGAAGTGCGCCGCGACGACGGGCCGCTCTGGGTGAGCACCTGGATGAGGCCCTCCCGGGATGCGGGCGGCCGGGTCGCGTCGATCAACGCGATCTGGGCGGACGTCACCGACCGCGTCCTCGCGGAGGCCGAGAGGGCCCGGCTGGCGGAGCAGAACCTCTACCTCCGGCAGGAGATCCAGGCCGCCCACGACTCCGAGGAGATCGTCGGCCGCAGCCCCGCGCTGCTGGCCGTGCTGGAGAAGGTGCGCCGGGTCGCCCCCACGGACGCCACGGTCCTGATCCAGGGCGAGACCGGGACGGGCAAGGAGCTGATCGCCCGGGCCATCCACGCGGCGAGCCCTCGCCGCGACCGGCCCCTGATCAAGGTCAACTGCGCGGCGCTCCCCGCCGGCCTGGTGGAGAGCGAGCTTTTCGGCCACGAGAAGGGCGCCTTCACCGGGGCGGTCGCCCGCCGGACGGGCCGCTTCGCCCTGGCCGACGGGGGCTCGATCTTCCTCGACGAGGTCGGCGAACTGCCACTCGACGTCCAGGCGAAGCTGCTCCGCGTCCTCCAGGAGCGCGAGTTCGACACGATCGGCGGGACCGCCCCGACGAGGGTGGACGTCCGCGTCATCGCAGCGACCAACCGGGACCTCCTGGCGGCCGTCCGCGAGCGGGCCTTCCGCGAGGACCTGTACTACCGCCTGGGCGTCTTCCCGATCGCCCTCCCGCCGCTCCGCGACCGGGCGGAGGACATCCCGCTGCTGTCACGGTCCCTGCTGGAGAAGCTCTCCCGGCGCATCGGGCGCCGATTCGACGGGATCGACCCGGACACCCTCCGACGGCTCACCGCCTACGCCTGGCCCGGCAACGTCCGCGAGCTGGAGAATGTCCTGGAACGCGCCGTGATCCTCGCCCCGGGGCCGACCCTGACCGTGGAGCCGGACGTCCTGGGCGCCTCGCCCGGGGCCCGCCCCGGCCCGCCGGACTCCCTGGAGGCGATCCAGCGCGAGCACATCCTCGAGGTCCTCCGACGCACCCGATGGGTCATCGAGGGGCCCCAAGGCGCGGCGGCCGCGCTCGGCCTCCACCCCAATACGCTCCGCAGCCGCCTGAAGAAGCTCGGGCTCCCCCGCCCTACCCACGAAACTTCGTAG
- a CDS encoding DUF1349 domain-containing protein translates to MGLDASSRRVQETPGHRELPPAPGSPTVGGPVADRPAADPPPPPNPSPPAASTESAAARGPNPGDWGRPVDPDGDTAIELDATSGEIKFGIPGTPHVLGAEIGRMNAPRVLRPVRGDFAAGVVVNGVSHPAGRATLPDYAAFHGAGLLLWQDERNYLRLEIAAEVRRGRPRPYANFELRRGGVLASSQGIEIKDGSSRLLLVRRGGVVRGAFGRDGTRWTWFAPVELGFDGPSRIGGAAINSATKPLYADLQSLRVVPIGDAGESEAVREASGLPAADPDPSSQADATGPSVPQRTGDH, encoded by the coding sequence GTGGGCCTCGACGCGTCCTCGCGTCGGGTGCAGGAGACGCCGGGGCATCGGGAACTCCCGCCGGCCCCGGGCTCGCCGACCGTCGGCGGCCCCGTCGCGGACCGGCCCGCCGCCGACCCTCCGCCCCCTCCGAATCCCTCGCCGCCGGCGGCTTCGACCGAGTCGGCCGCGGCGCGAGGGCCGAACCCGGGCGACTGGGGCCGGCCCGTCGATCCCGACGGCGACACCGCGATCGAGCTCGACGCCACGAGCGGCGAGATCAAGTTCGGCATCCCGGGGACGCCCCACGTGCTGGGCGCGGAGATCGGCCGCATGAATGCTCCCCGTGTGCTCCGCCCGGTGCGCGGCGACTTCGCGGCCGGGGTCGTCGTCAACGGCGTCTCCCATCCCGCGGGCCGCGCGACCCTGCCGGATTACGCCGCATTCCACGGCGCGGGCCTGCTGCTCTGGCAGGACGAGCGGAATTACCTCCGCCTGGAGATCGCCGCCGAGGTCCGCCGCGGGAGGCCTCGCCCCTACGCCAATTTCGAGCTCCGTCGCGGGGGCGTCCTCGCCTCCTCGCAGGGGATCGAGATCAAGGACGGCTCGTCGCGCCTGCTCCTCGTCCGTCGCGGGGGCGTCGTCCGCGGCGCCTTCGGCCGCGACGGCACGCGCTGGACCTGGTTCGCGCCGGTCGAGCTCGGCTTCGACGGCCCGTCCCGGATCGGGGGGGCGGCCATCAATTCGGCCACGAAGCCCCTGTACGCCGACCTCCAGTCGCTCCGCGTCGTCCCCATCGGGGACGCGGGGGAGTCGGAGGCCGTCCGCGAGGCGAGCGGACTCCCCGCCGCCGACCCGGACCCATCGTCGCAGGCGGATGCGACGGGACCCTCGGTACCTCAACGCACGGGAGACCACTGA